From Eptesicus fuscus isolate TK198812 chromosome 13, DD_ASM_mEF_20220401, whole genome shotgun sequence, the proteins below share one genomic window:
- the APOA5 gene encoding apolipoprotein A-V, whose translation MARVAAALAWALALLSAFPTAHARKGLWDDSGQSSGDKGRVEQTQQLKLARESASLKGSLEQDLHNMDKLLEKLGPLSGQGSAPPGLPPDPEGLRRQLQEELKEVSARLEPYMAEAHERLGWNLEGLRRRLEPYTRALMEQVALRVEELQEQLRVVGEGTQAQLLGGVAEARDLLQELQSSLVHHTGRVKQLFHPYAERLLSGIGQHVQELHRSVAPHAVASPPRLSRCVQLLSHKLTLKAKALHAGIQQNLDQLHEELSAFAGAGGAEEGPHPDPQALSQEVRQRLQAFRHDTFLQIAAFTRAIDQETEEVQQQLAPPPPSHSAFAPEFLPEDGGKARSRLQARLDDLWEDINYSLRDHDPGHGGEP comes from the exons ATGGCCCgcgtggctgcagccctggcctgggcgCTGGCGCTCCTCTCAG CGTTTCCCACCGCCCACGCGCGGAAAGGCCTCTGGGACGACTCCGGGCAGAGCAGCGGGGACAAGGGCAGGGTGGAGCAGACCCAGCAGCTGAAGCTGGCCCGGGAGTCCGC GAGCCTGAAAGGCAGCCTTGAGCAAGACCTCCACAACATGGACAAGCTCCTGGAGAAGCTGGGCCCTCTGAGTGGGCAGGGGAGCGCCCCTCCCGGGCTCCCTCCCGACCCCGAGGGCCTGCGGCGGCAGCTGCAGGAGGAGCTGAAGGAGGTGAGCGCGCGCCTGGAGCCCTACATGGCGGAGGCGCACGAGCGCCTGGGCTGGAACCTGGAGGGGCTGCGGCGGCGCTTGGAGCCCTACACCAGAGCCCTGATGGAGCAGGTGGCCCTGCGcgtggaggagctgcaggagcagcTGCGCGTGGTCGGCGAGGGTACGCAGGCCCAGCTGCTGGGCGGCGTGGCCGAGGCGAGGGACCtgctgcaggagctgcagagcagcCTGGTGCACCACACCGGCCGCGTCAAGCAGCTGTTCCACCCGTACGCCGAGCGCCTGCTGAGCGGCATCGGGCAGCACGTGCAGGAGCTGCACCGCAGCGTGGCCCCGCACGCCGTGGCCAGCCCCCCGCGCCTCAGCCGCTGCGTGCAGCTGCTCTCGCACAAGCTCACGCTCAAGGCCAAGGCCCTGCACGCGGGCATCCAACAGAACCTGGACCAGCTGCACGAAGAGCTCAGCGCCTTTGCCGGCGCGGGCGGCGCGGAGGAAGGGCCCCACCCGGACCCCCAGGCGCTGTCCCAGGAGGTGCGCCAGCGCCTGCAGGCTTTCCGCCACGACACTTTCCTGCAGATCGCCGCCTTCACCCGCGCCATTGACCAGGAGACGGAGGAGGTCCAGCAGCAGCTGGCGCCGCCCCCGCCCAGCCACAGCGCCTTCGCCCCCGAGTTCCTCCCGGAGGACGGCGGCAAGGCCCGGAGCAGGCTGCAGGCCCGTCTGGACGACCTGTGGGAAGACATAAACTACAGCCTTCGTGACCATGATCCGGGCCATGGAGGGGAGCCCTGA